Proteins from a single region of Candidatus Woesearchaeota archaeon:
- a CDS encoding mechanosensitive ion channel family protein, whose amino-acid sequence MLDKIFQTLQTAESLFYIIATASVILLVGFAIGFTCKKLLSKVLHQIELNKILSKRNIFENGEEKISTAVSYIIYFITIVLVLNRLNITSLVVASFIGIVVLLFSLTIFVSLRDSIPNFWAGRWLRQKQEKELSTEKICVNNITGLIEHTGYFEVRMRTKSGDILHIPNTLIKSSLEKNSCKNGD is encoded by the coding sequence ATGTTAGACAAAATCTTTCAAACCCTGCAAACAGCAGAAAGTCTCTTTTACATCATAGCCACAGCCAGCGTGATTCTTTTAGTTGGATTTGCCATAGGTTTTACCTGTAAAAAATTATTATCTAAAGTATTACATCAAATAGAACTAAATAAAATTCTCTCAAAACGAAATATTTTTGAAAATGGTGAAGAAAAGATAAGCACAGCTGTATCTTATATTATCTATTTTATCACTATCGTTCTCGTGCTTAATCGTCTCAATATCACCTCATTAGTAGTCGCATCATTTATTGGAATAGTTGTATTACTCTTCAGCCTAACTATATTTGTCTCACTACGAGATAGCATCCCTAACTTCTGGGCAGGAAGGTGGCTACGCCAAAAACAAGAAAAAGAACTTAGCACAGAAAAGATTTGTGTAAACAACATTACCGGATTAATAGAACATACGGGATATTTTGAAGTACGAATGCGTACAAAATCCGGAGACATTTTACATATACCCAACACATTAATTAAAAGCAGTTTAGAGAAAAATAGTTGTAAAAATGGAGATTAA
- a CDS encoding 50S ribosomal protein L37ae produces the protein MSNLSAKRFGSRYGRKTRAKFALVEGQQRLRHKCPYCNKHAVKRQAMGIWTCGKCNVTFAGKAYTPT, from the coding sequence ATGTCAAATTTATCTGCAAAACGCTTCGGCTCTCGTTATGGGCGCAAAACTCGCGCTAAGTTCGCACTAGTAGAGGGTCAACAACGATTACGTCATAAATGTCCCTATTGTAACAAACATGCTGTCAAACGACAAGCAATGGGTATCTGGACCTGTGGTAAATGTAATGTTACCTTTGCAGGAAAAGCGTATACCCCAACTTAA
- the corA gene encoding magnesium/cobalt transporter CorA, with protein MLKVWQLVKSKKDVHLVSLEKADSSLLWIDCVKPTSTEFTSISKRTGIPISSLKKTTKTHQRPHIIVNSAHSHILFAGTVEENNSLKTTSISFYLTKGAIVTIHENPLSSFTTFAQLDPEEKALLFSHNSSYLLLHLLRKICNDFFTALEKVNAEIENLEEKVLENPSHQLSKKIFSIKRSLIFYERSLMPNKDVIISLENELFGHASHEERSLLSELANDVNELVYLASTYQDILTNVLDMYLNSISNNMNKIMKTLTIITAFVMIPTFIAGIFGMNFLMPIYTWKYGHFIVIGGMAFSILVSSIIFKRKKWL; from the coding sequence ATGCTTAAAGTCTGGCAACTTGTTAAATCTAAGAAAGATGTTCATCTCGTTTCTTTAGAAAAAGCTGATTCATCGTTGCTTTGGATTGATTGTGTTAAGCCAACATCTACAGAGTTCACATCAATTTCTAAGCGAACAGGAATCCCAATTTCCTCACTTAAAAAAACAACCAAAACTCATCAACGTCCACACATAATTGTTAACTCTGCTCACTCTCATATTCTTTTTGCAGGCACGGTGGAGGAGAATAATTCTCTTAAAACAACCTCTATTTCATTTTATTTGACAAAAGGGGCAATTGTCACTATCCATGAAAATCCTTTATCTAGCTTTACGACATTTGCTCAACTTGATCCCGAAGAGAAAGCATTATTGTTTTCTCATAATTCTTCCTATTTGTTGCTTCATCTTCTTCGAAAAATTTGTAATGATTTCTTTACAGCTCTTGAGAAAGTAAATGCTGAAATCGAAAATTTAGAGGAGAAAGTTTTAGAAAATCCATCGCATCAACTTTCTAAAAAAATATTCAGCATTAAACGTTCCTTGATTTTTTATGAACGATCTTTAATGCCCAACAAGGACGTGATAATTTCTTTGGAAAACGAGTTGTTCGGTCACGCTTCTCATGAAGAGAGATCGCTTCTTTCAGAGCTTGCAAATGATGTTAATGAGTTAGTGTATTTAGCTAGTACCTATCAAGATATTCTCACGAACGTGCTTGATATGTATCTTAATTCGATCAGCAATAACATGAACAAGATTATGAAAACACTTACGATCATCACAGCTTTTGTTATGATTCCTACTTTTATTGCAGGAATTTTTGGTATGAATTTCCTTATGCCTATTTATACTTGGAAATATGGTCACTTTATTGTTATTGGAGGAATGGCGTTTTCTATTCTGGTTTCCTCTATTATCTTCAAGAGAAAAAAGTGGTTATAA
- a CDS encoding M24 family metallopeptidase, with the protein MKRKELQRYLKLKNLDLALFCDPDPVLTYLSQESLSHGLIAVTRTKTYVYTTALDKPSLPKDIIQRSYIREWHKQLKAKRIGINKEALTLSQYQGFRKAFPRASFVDVSSFLKTLRRSKVSQEINNIAHACKITSDAFDALIKELPKQRLRTEFDVAFFLEHYMRSQNCELAFPTISAMGKNAAVPHHKTDNTKLQRGFLLLDFGARYKNYCADMTRVLFLGKPTKAEKEMYQLLLQAQEAGIVFSKPGVDFKQIDGHVRSLLGKHKKAFIHSLGHGVGVEIHEDPFCRQGAKIEEGTIFTIEPGVYFAGKYGLRIEDTLVMLNGKATILTTATKKLVEIARF; encoded by the coding sequence GTGAAACGAAAGGAACTTCAGCGATATCTTAAACTCAAGAATCTTGATCTGGCGCTCTTTTGCGATCCTGACCCTGTTCTTACCTATCTTAGTCAAGAAAGTCTCTCTCATGGGCTTATTGCTGTTACCAGAACGAAAACCTATGTGTACACTACTGCGTTAGATAAGCCTTCGTTGCCTAAAGACATTATTCAACGATCATATATCAGGGAGTGGCATAAACAACTCAAAGCCAAACGAATTGGTATAAATAAAGAGGCGCTTACGTTAAGTCAGTATCAAGGATTTCGTAAAGCTTTTCCTAGAGCTTCTTTTGTTGATGTTTCTTCTTTCTTGAAAACATTGCGTCGGTCTAAAGTTTCTCAAGAGATAAATAATATTGCACATGCTTGTAAAATTACGAGTGACGCGTTTGATGCTTTAATTAAGGAACTGCCAAAACAACGTCTCCGTACCGAATTTGATGTAGCATTCTTTCTTGAACATTACATGCGTTCTCAAAATTGTGAACTTGCATTCCCTACCATTTCTGCGATGGGTAAAAATGCTGCCGTTCCTCATCACAAAACTGACAATACTAAGTTACAGAGAGGATTTCTCTTACTTGATTTCGGAGCTCGCTACAAAAACTACTGTGCTGATATGACGCGTGTGCTTTTTCTTGGTAAACCGACAAAAGCAGAAAAAGAAATGTACCAACTTCTTCTTCAAGCTCAAGAAGCAGGGATCGTATTTTCCAAGCCTGGCGTTGATTTCAAACAAATTGATGGACATGTGCGTTCCTTACTTGGCAAGCACAAAAAAGCATTTATTCATTCTTTGGGTCATGGTGTTGGAGTCGAAATCCATGAGGACCCATTTTGTCGTCAAGGCGCAAAGATTGAGGAAGGAACTATTTTTACTATTGAACCGGGTGTCTATTTTGCGGGAAAATATGGTTTGCGCATTGAAGATACGTTAGTCATGCTTAATGGCAAAGCTACCATTTTAACAACTGCAACAAAAAAATTGGTTGAGATCGCAAGATTCTGA
- a CDS encoding HIT domain-containing protein: MICELCICYQETFRLIEMTRHSFCVVVQKPLKEGHIMVLPRQHIESFLDLSPDEAKDLFDLVELMRLRLNKIYSEDVLMVRNTGIHSTQSHIHIHLLPSKGSLRQLTSVYEQIPARANIVDEVKVATQLRELQAKSS; this comes from the coding sequence GTGATCTGTGAACTGTGTATTTGTTATCAGGAGACGTTTCGTCTGATTGAAATGACTCGGCATAGTTTTTGCGTTGTTGTTCAAAAACCGCTTAAAGAAGGACACATTATGGTCTTGCCACGCCAGCATATTGAATCATTTCTCGATCTAAGTCCAGATGAAGCTAAAGACTTGTTTGACCTTGTGGAACTAATGCGTTTGCGTCTTAATAAAATCTATTCAGAGGATGTTTTGATGGTGCGTAATACGGGAATTCATAGCACTCAATCACATATTCATATTCATCTTCTTCCTAGTAAGGGGTCTCTACGTCAACTTACGAGTGTATATGAGCAAATCCCTGCGCGAGCCAACATTGTCGATGAGGTTAAGGTAGCTACACAACTACGCGAACTGCAAGCAAAAAGCTCTTAA
- a CDS encoding NUDIX domain-containing protein, whose translation MVGEIVIVNEHDQIIGYKKRTECLPHEIYRVSALMVKNSKGEVLLARRAYTKKHDPGCWGPAVAGTVEKGETYEQNIIKEAQEELGIENVQFEQGQKRESKGKYHHFTQWFNCILDWPITKFKIQKEEVDEIKWFTVKELERELKINPEQFIPSIQREHDIYVR comes from the coding sequence ATGGTTGGAGAGATTGTCATTGTTAATGAACACGACCAAATAATTGGTTATAAAAAACGCACCGAATGTTTGCCTCACGAGATCTACCGTGTTTCTGCTCTTATGGTCAAAAATTCAAAAGGAGAAGTTCTCTTAGCTCGTCGCGCATACACCAAAAAGCACGATCCTGGATGTTGGGGTCCAGCTGTTGCGGGAACTGTCGAGAAAGGTGAAACGTACGAGCAAAATATCATTAAAGAGGCGCAAGAGGAATTAGGGATTGAGAATGTTCAATTTGAACAAGGGCAAAAAAGAGAATCGAAAGGAAAGTATCATCATTTTACGCAGTGGTTTAACTGCATTCTTGACTGGCCTATTACCAAATTTAAAATCCAAAAAGAAGAAGTTGATGAAATTAAATGGTTCACAGTCAAAGAATTAGAACGAGAATTGAAAATTAATCCAGAACAATTTATTCCTAGTATACAAAGAGAGCACGATATCTATGTCAGATGA
- a CDS encoding type II toxin-antitoxin system PemK/MazF family toxin → MVDVKRGDIWLVNLDPTIGHEINKSRPAVIIQNDVGNKYSTLTIIAPITSQNVDKIYPMEVLLTAQNARVEKSSKVLLNQIRAIDKQRLIKKLSKIEDITMCDVDEALKISLGLL, encoded by the coding sequence ATGGTAGATGTAAAAAGAGGAGATATTTGGTTAGTTAATCTCGATCCAACAATTGGACATGAGATCAACAAATCCAGACCCGCAGTCATTATTCAGAATGATGTGGGCAATAAGTATAGTACTCTTACGATTATTGCACCCATCACTTCTCAAAACGTTGATAAGATATATCCTATGGAAGTGTTGCTCACCGCTCAGAATGCACGTGTTGAAAAGTCTTCAAAAGTGTTGTTAAATCAAATTAGAGCGATTGATAAGCAGCGACTCATCAAAAAGTTGTCTAAGATTGAGGACATAACAATGTGCGACGTTGACGAAGCACTTAAGATAAGTTTGGGATTATTGTAG
- a CDS encoding PH domain-containing protein, translated as MDKTNKPLFVLRPNLKSALLPMLLWNSFLFIVGLLFLIFISAMSAYFTLPLGVIFLLFLFVLPIIPRYLDFKRREYRFFKDKLEYADGWWVINRHVVPYAKVTDITLSKQIWNRLMGTGTIRLITAGSILGSVHLDHIQDSEKIYEHLQKEILKLN; from the coding sequence ATGGATAAAACGAACAAACCGTTGTTTGTCTTGAGACCAAATCTTAAAAGCGCATTACTTCCAATGTTATTATGGAATTCGTTTCTCTTTATTGTAGGTCTTTTATTCTTGATATTTATCAGTGCAATGAGTGCCTATTTTACATTACCACTTGGAGTTATTTTCCTTCTCTTTTTGTTTGTGCTTCCAATTATTCCTCGATATCTTGATTTTAAAAGACGAGAATACCGATTTTTTAAAGATAAATTAGAGTACGCTGATGGATGGTGGGTGATTAACCGTCACGTAGTTCCCTATGCGAAAGTTACTGATATAACACTTAGCAAACAAATTTGGAATCGGTTGATGGGTACAGGAACAATTCGTCTCATTACTGCAGGATCGATTTTGGGAAGTGTCCACTTAGATCATATTCAAGACTCCGAAAAAATATATGAACATCTTCAAAAGGAAATTCTAAAGTTAAATTAG
- a CDS encoding prefoldin subunit yields the protein MSPTKVQQLQLLQQNIENLALQKQQFSSQLTELDCALGNLSNTSQSYRIIGKLMIATSSVSLQKELEEKHDILRLRLENVEKQEENLTKNMEQVQKDVVAELRKK from the coding sequence ATGAGTCCGACAAAAGTTCAACAGCTCCAGTTATTGCAGCAAAATATTGAGAATCTTGCGTTGCAAAAACAGCAGTTTTCGTCTCAACTTACTGAACTTGATTGTGCTCTAGGCAATTTGAGTAACACTTCTCAATCTTATAGAATTATTGGCAAACTAATGATTGCAACTTCGAGTGTTTCTCTTCAAAAAGAGTTAGAAGAAAAACATGATATTCTACGCTTACGTCTCGAAAATGTGGAAAAACAAGAAGAGAATCTCACTAAGAACATGGAACAAGTTCAAAAAGATGTTGTTGCGGAGTTGCGTAAAAAATGA
- a CDS encoding UPF0147 family protein: MILVDLDKAVGNLSLIVEEGEVSKKCSDKIQKIITLLRSSDELCVEKALLELEEVANYDLSSYNRTQLWEIISVLETKG, translated from the coding sequence ATGATTTTAGTTGATCTTGATAAGGCAGTTGGAAATCTGAGTTTGATTGTTGAAGAAGGAGAAGTAAGCAAGAAATGTTCAGATAAAATTCAGAAAATCATTACATTACTTCGTAGTTCTGATGAATTATGTGTGGAGAAAGCACTCCTTGAACTTGAAGAAGTTGCTAACTATGATCTTTCTTCTTATAATCGCACGCAACTTTGGGAGATTATTAGTGTTCTTGAGACAAAGGGATAG
- a CDS encoding diphthine--ammonia ligase, with protein sequence MCGIIGVLGNPQAHSQVVNGLSQLACRGRDGVGVTDGGYVQYAKDTAQLTHLTGENILGHRLHAVVDHVPQPLKEKGILVANCEIYNWQKLAQLYSIEAKNDAELLLKFLDKFGLDLEKMEELDGVFAFAYWFEGKIILARDLIGEKPIWYSATRDAFAFASEKKVLEKLGYLAIEELHPRRILTYNLETKSVSFCDRSFVACVPEHTNDFEVLKEETKQLLHKAILKRIPNQKFGILFSGGVDSTYLAKVCKDLGHDVVCYTAALDVADTAVQPTDLIYAQKAAEQLGLSLRVKKITLDQVPAYLEKIVPLIEDSNVVKVGVALPFFLACEMAKDDGCKVILSGLGSEEIFAGYERHLHAFNINQECIAGLRKIYERDLYRDDVVTMYHSLELRLPFLDRELMDYALKIPAQYKIREGMSKHILRLIAQQEEVPSEIAWRKKTAAQYGSRFDYALEKLASKSGFSSKSAYLRTFYPNHNLKLGVLFSGGKDSTYAAYIMKKQNYDLTCLITLKSKNADSFMFHTPAIEITSLQAQTMGLPLLEQVTLGEKERELDDLRLALLRSQQEYHIKGIITGAVFSTYQRDRIERICEELGLKVFSPLWHKSQEQEMNELFDHGFTFMLTAVAAEGLDASWLGRPLILSDLSRLKKLQDKIGLNMNGEGGEFESLVLDCPLFESRVEVVDFRIETSSSCSARLEIISARLVPKKN encoded by the coding sequence ATGTGTGGTATTATTGGAGTATTGGGAAATCCTCAGGCACATTCACAAGTAGTTAATGGTCTATCACAATTGGCATGTCGAGGTAGAGATGGGGTAGGAGTTACGGATGGGGGTTATGTTCAATATGCAAAAGATACCGCTCAATTAACTCATCTTACCGGTGAAAACATTCTTGGTCATCGTCTTCATGCGGTTGTTGATCATGTACCTCAACCACTTAAAGAGAAAGGAATTTTGGTTGCTAATTGTGAAATTTATAATTGGCAAAAATTAGCTCAGTTATATTCAATAGAGGCAAAAAATGATGCTGAATTGCTTCTTAAATTTCTTGATAAATTTGGTTTAGATTTGGAGAAGATGGAAGAACTTGATGGCGTGTTTGCTTTTGCCTATTGGTTTGAGGGTAAAATTATTCTTGCACGAGATCTCATCGGAGAGAAACCAATTTGGTATAGTGCAACGCGTGATGCGTTTGCATTTGCTTCGGAGAAAAAAGTTCTGGAGAAACTAGGATACCTTGCCATCGAAGAGCTTCATCCTCGACGTATTCTTACATATAATTTAGAAACTAAATCGGTCTCATTTTGTGATAGGTCGTTTGTTGCATGTGTTCCGGAACATACGAACGATTTCGAAGTTCTCAAAGAAGAAACAAAACAACTATTGCACAAAGCCATTCTCAAACGTATCCCTAACCAAAAATTTGGAATTCTCTTTTCTGGTGGTGTGGATTCAACCTATCTTGCCAAAGTCTGTAAAGATCTAGGGCACGACGTTGTGTGTTATACTGCCGCGCTGGACGTAGCTGATACTGCGGTTCAACCAACAGATCTTATTTATGCTCAAAAAGCTGCAGAGCAACTTGGACTTTCTCTACGTGTGAAAAAAATCACTTTAGATCAAGTTCCTGCGTATCTTGAAAAGATAGTGCCACTCATTGAGGATTCTAATGTCGTTAAAGTGGGTGTTGCTCTTCCATTCTTTCTGGCATGCGAGATGGCAAAAGATGATGGTTGTAAAGTTATTCTTTCTGGTTTAGGCAGTGAGGAAATTTTTGCAGGGTACGAACGTCATCTTCATGCGTTTAATATTAATCAAGAATGTATCGCCGGATTACGTAAAATTTACGAACGTGATTTGTATCGGGATGATGTTGTTACGATGTACCATTCTTTAGAATTACGTTTGCCTTTTCTTGATCGTGAGCTGATGGATTATGCTCTTAAAATTCCTGCGCAATACAAAATTAGGGAGGGGATGTCTAAGCACATCTTGCGTTTAATTGCTCAACAAGAAGAAGTACCCTCTGAAATTGCTTGGAGAAAAAAAACAGCAGCGCAATATGGCTCTCGTTTTGATTATGCTTTAGAAAAACTTGCGTCCAAAAGCGGTTTTTCCTCAAAGTCAGCATATCTTAGGACATTTTATCCAAATCATAATCTAAAATTAGGAGTATTATTTTCGGGTGGAAAAGATTCAACGTATGCTGCGTATATTATGAAAAAACAGAATTATGATCTTACATGTCTGATTACACTGAAATCAAAAAATGCTGATTCATTTATGTTTCATACACCAGCAATTGAAATTACATCGTTACAAGCGCAGACAATGGGTCTGCCTTTACTTGAGCAAGTAACTCTGGGCGAAAAAGAACGAGAACTTGACGATTTGCGTCTGGCACTTTTGCGGTCACAACAGGAGTATCACATTAAAGGTATCATCACAGGGGCTGTTTTTTCTACCTATCAACGCGACCGTATTGAGAGGATTTGTGAAGAACTTGGGCTTAAAGTGTTCTCGCCTTTATGGCATAAAAGTCAAGAGCAAGAGATGAATGAACTTTTTGACCATGGATTCACGTTCATGCTTACAGCAGTAGCTGCAGAGGGATTAGATGCTTCATGGTTGGGTCGACCTTTGATTCTATCTGATCTTTCTCGTCTTAAAAAACTTCAGGATAAAATCGGTCTTAACATGAACGGAGAAGGGGGAGAGTTTGAATCTTTAGTGCTTGATTGTCCACTTTTTGAGAGTCGAGTTGAAGTAGTTGATTTTCGTATTGAAACTTCTTCTTCATGTTCTGCTCGACTAGAAATCATATCTGCTCGTCTGGTTCCAAAGAAAAATTAG
- a CDS encoding NUDIX domain-containing protein, translating into MSDEIPIVNEQDEIIGYRNRTNLKEGDMYRVSMVWITDSKQRILLAQRSKIKALSPLCWGPAAAGTLERGETYEQNIVKEAMEELGIIGIKFTKGVKFKQQSTRSYFVQTFFATLDRAEKDFRIQKEEVEQVKWFTRSELRKEFSANPKSFVPSMKTYIELFC; encoded by the coding sequence ATGTCAGATGAGATTCCTATTGTTAATGAACAGGATGAGATTATTGGATATCGCAATCGTACGAATCTCAAAGAAGGGGATATGTATCGTGTCTCGATGGTTTGGATTACTGATAGCAAACAGCGTATTCTTCTTGCACAACGTTCTAAAATAAAGGCTCTTTCACCTCTATGTTGGGGTCCCGCTGCAGCAGGTACGCTTGAACGTGGTGAAACATACGAACAGAATATCGTTAAAGAAGCTATGGAGGAATTAGGTATCATTGGTATCAAGTTTACCAAAGGTGTTAAATTTAAACAGCAAAGTACTCGTAGTTATTTTGTTCAAACATTCTTTGCCACTCTTGATCGTGCAGAAAAAGACTTTCGTATTCAAAAAGAAGAAGTCGAGCAAGTTAAATGGTTTACGCGCAGTGAGTTACGTAAAGAATTTTCAGCAAATCCAAAGAGCTTTGTACCTTCAATGAAAACGTATATTGAGTTGTTTTGTTGA
- a CDS encoding insulinase family protein has product MQKKVLANGITVLYEKRPGNAVIVQVMIGVGSNDEKADERGISHYLEHILFEGTTKRPTNQIISNEIESVGGDFNAYTTTERTNFYIKVLAKHFERAVSVLADILQNPLFEPKSVEKEKKIVIKEMGRVDDEPRYHQWLLLQEALYSKHPCRYPTHGSKKIIENLTPEKVRAYFRKHYIAQNMTIAIVGNIDAWKDTIEKYFVLSGGKKTTSQTVHEPALKRSKVIQVPKKTTNTYLMIGYKTVPASHPDAYVLQVIDGILGRGQSGKMFCEIRTKRGLAYDVGTEHVAERTYGYFAIYATIDKEKISTTQKVISEELTKLQQTTAQELKEAQDYLEGDYLLELEEPQKYADQLLFWEQLGNTQDLKDYVKKIKAVTVADVKRVAKKYFSKSVTILMKGK; this is encoded by the coding sequence ATGCAAAAAAAGGTTCTTGCCAATGGTATCACAGTACTTTATGAAAAACGACCAGGCAACGCCGTAATCGTCCAGGTAATGATTGGAGTAGGCAGCAATGATGAAAAAGCTGATGAAAGAGGAATCTCACACTACCTAGAACACATTCTTTTTGAAGGAACAACTAAAAGACCAACAAATCAAATAATTTCAAATGAAATTGAAAGTGTAGGCGGTGATTTCAACGCGTACACCACCACAGAACGAACCAATTTTTACATCAAAGTCCTTGCGAAACATTTCGAACGAGCAGTCTCAGTGCTTGCTGACATCCTGCAAAATCCTTTATTTGAACCAAAGTCAGTTGAAAAAGAAAAAAAAATTGTCATTAAAGAGATGGGGCGTGTTGATGATGAACCTCGGTACCATCAGTGGTTATTATTACAAGAAGCGTTGTATAGCAAACATCCTTGCCGATATCCCACACACGGAAGCAAAAAGATAATTGAAAATCTAACACCTGAAAAAGTAAGGGCATATTTTCGTAAACACTACATTGCGCAAAATATGACTATTGCTATTGTAGGAAACATTGATGCTTGGAAGGACACCATTGAAAAATATTTTGTCCTCTCCGGCGGGAAGAAAACCACATCTCAAACCGTTCACGAACCAGCTTTAAAGCGAAGTAAAGTAATTCAAGTTCCGAAAAAAACAACGAACACCTACCTTATGATTGGTTATAAAACTGTTCCTGCTTCTCATCCGGATGCCTATGTGCTTCAAGTTATTGATGGGATTTTGGGACGGGGACAAAGTGGAAAAATGTTTTGTGAGATTCGCACAAAACGCGGTTTAGCCTATGATGTTGGTACAGAACATGTTGCAGAGAGAACATATGGATATTTCGCAATATATGCCACGATTGACAAAGAGAAAATCTCGACAACACAAAAAGTAATCTCAGAAGAACTCACAAAATTACAACAAACAACGGCACAAGAGCTCAAAGAAGCGCAAGATTACTTGGAAGGAGATTATTTGTTAGAATTAGAAGAGCCACAAAAATACGCTGATCAATTATTATTCTGGGAACAATTAGGTAACACCCAAGACTTAAAGGATTATGTAAAAAAAATAAAAGCAGTTACGGTTGCGGATGTAAAACGTGTGGCAAAAAAATATTTTAGTAAGTCGGTAACGATTTTAATGAAAGGGAAGTAA
- a CDS encoding GTP-binding protein, with translation MVDYAEQIKAFQDEIKKTKYNKATQGHIGIVKAKIAQLKQRQEERVAQKTGKSEHGYTVRKSGDGTVLLLGFPSAGKSTLLNTLAGTHSEVAAYAFTTLTCIPGMMDYKQAKIQILDVPGIVAGAASGRGRGKEVLAVIQSADLVLVVVDVMQPEHYPAILREVWEARIRLNRKRPEVFIKKKAQGGIQIGKTVPLEIDDDTIRKILREFKIMNAEVLIRSPIDIDSLIDCIEGSRKYVPAVVCVTKADLVDADTLDRVMHELNADIAISAAQSYNIEMLKETIFQKLDFIRVYLKEPRKEADMKLPLIIFRDATISDVCNKLHKDFVAKFKFARVWGKSTKFPGQKLMTNHTLTDGDILEIHLR, from the coding sequence ATGGTTGATTATGCTGAACAGATTAAAGCGTTCCAGGACGAAATTAAGAAAACAAAGTATAACAAGGCTACGCAAGGTCATATTGGGATTGTTAAGGCAAAAATTGCACAACTTAAACAAAGACAGGAGGAACGCGTTGCGCAGAAAACGGGAAAGTCTGAGCATGGTTATACTGTTCGTAAAAGCGGTGATGGCACGGTTTTATTGTTAGGTTTTCCTTCAGCAGGGAAGTCAACTCTTCTTAATACACTTGCAGGAACTCATTCCGAGGTTGCGGCGTATGCGTTTACAACTCTTACTTGTATTCCTGGAATGATGGATTACAAACAAGCTAAAATCCAAATCTTAGATGTTCCAGGAATTGTTGCAGGAGCTGCATCTGGTCGTGGACGCGGTAAAGAAGTTCTGGCGGTTATTCAAAGCGCTGACTTAGTCCTGGTTGTTGTTGATGTGATGCAACCAGAGCATTATCCTGCAATTTTACGTGAGGTTTGGGAAGCGCGTATTCGTCTCAATCGTAAACGTCCAGAAGTTTTTATCAAAAAGAAAGCACAAGGTGGAATTCAAATTGGTAAAACAGTGCCATTAGAGATTGATGATGATACAATTCGTAAAATTTTGCGTGAATTTAAAATTATGAATGCAGAGGTTCTCATTCGAAGTCCCATTGATATTGACAGTTTAATTGATTGTATTGAAGGTAGTCGTAAATATGTTCCTGCGGTTGTGTGTGTTACTAAAGCAGATTTAGTGGATGCTGACACTCTTGATCGAGTTATGCACGAATTGAATGCAGATATTGCTATCTCTGCAGCGCAAAGTTATAATATTGAAATGTTGAAAGAGACGATTTTTCAAAAATTGGATTTTATTCGTGTTTATCTTAAAGAACCCAGAAAAGAAGCCGATATGAAATTGCCACTTATTATTTTTCGCGATGCGACAATTAGTGATGTTTGCAATAAACTTCACAAAGATTTTGTTGCAAAGTTTAAGTTTGCGCGGGTTTGGGGTAAATCTACTAAATTTCCAGGACAAAAGTTAATGACAAATCACACCCTTACTGATGGAGATATTCTCGAAATTCATTTGAGGTAG
- a CDS encoding DNA-directed RNA polymerase subunit P: protein MYYLCFDCGKKVEEEYTKTKVRCPYCGGKVLYKDRRHVVTVKAR, encoded by the coding sequence ATGTATTACCTTTGCTTTGATTGTGGAAAGAAAGTGGAAGAAGAGTACACTAAGACTAAAGTTCGTTGCCCATATTGTGGTGGCAAGGTTCTCTACAAAGACCGTCGCCATGTTGTAACTGTCAAAGCTCGGTAA